Part of the Bacteriovorax stolpii genome, CAATCCTAAAATCACACCAGGAAATTATTATCCTGATTATAAAATTTTATCCTTTGATATTGAAACCGGAAGAGATGGAAAACTTCTTTCACTTGCTTATAGTTTCCGTTCAAAAACTTTGAATGAAGACCGTACTGTCGTTTTAGGTGAAGGGAAAAATACTCAGGATGTGCGTTTTTCCTTGAATGAGAAAGGGCTACTGCTTTTTTTCCAGGAAGCCATCACTCGATTAGACCCTGATGTTATCACCGGATGGAACGTCATTGGATTTGATTTTCATTTTATTAATCAGAAATCAAAACAATTAAAAGTTCCGCTTTATATCGGCAGAGGCACGCGCTCGCTTGATATGTTCCAGAACGCGCGTGGCGAATGGCAAGTGAACCTGGAAGGGCGAGTGGTTATCGACGGTCCTCGCGCCATGAAGATGAACTTCTTTTCTTTTGAAAGTTTTAAGCTCAATAGTGTAGCTAAAGAACTTTTAGGAGAAGCAAAAGATATTGATGAAGATGAGTCTTACGATAAGTGGGATGAAATTGAGAGGCGTTTTCGCGAAGATAAAATGGCCCTTGCCCGCTACAATGTCAAAGATGCTGTTTTAGTTTTAGATATTTTTGAAAAAATTAAACTTATGGACCTGCTTTTAACCCGCTCTTATATTTCAGGGATGCTGATGGAGAGAATCGGGGGATCAGTGGCGGCCTTTGACCATTTTTATTTACCAGATTTACATGATGCCGGAATTGTTGCTCCGAACGTGGATGATATTGGATGGGCCAGACAGGCCAAAGGTGGATTTGTTCTCAATCCAAAAGTTGGGATTCATCCCAATGTGCTGGTGATGGATTTTAAAAGTCTTTACCCGACAGTGATCAGGACTTTTTTAATTGATCCTCTTTCACGATTTCAGCGCCATATTGACCCGCTGAAAACTCCCGTTGGACTTACATTCTCGCGCTCTCATCATATTCTGCCTGGAAAAATCACTGAACTCTTAGAGCGCAGGACCCAGGCAAAAAAAGAAAAAAACACTAACCTTTCACAGGCCGTTAAAATCCTGATGAACAGTTTTTATGGAGTGATGGGATCAAGTGGCTGTCGCTTTTATCAGGAAGATTTACCTGATGGGATTACGGGAAGCGGGCAGTGGATTTTAAAAACGGTGATTGAGTTTTTAGAAGCAAAAGGATTTGCCGTGCTTTATGGAGACACAGACTCACTTTTTGTTCAACTGCCAACCTATAATCAATACAGTGACCAGGCCAAAAAATTGGTGGCCGAAGTAAATACCTTCCTCACACAAAAACTAAAAGATGACTTCGATGTGGAGTCACATCTTGAAATCCAGTACGACAAATTTTTTAAAACGCTGATTCTTACCAGCACCAGAAATATGGAAGAAGGGGCGAAAAAGCGTTACGCAGGTCTGTCGGAAAAAGAAGTTGATGGGAAAAAAGTAGAAGAGATCGTTCTTACTGGAATGGAGTACGTCCGTTCGGATTGGTCGCTTTTGGCCCGCAACTTTCAATACGAACTCGTCAGACGAGTCTTTTATGGAGAAGATATCCAGGAATATATTGATGAAACCATGAAAAAACTCGAATCTCACGAACTTGATGACCAGTTGGTGTTAAGCAAACGCCTTTCAAAACCTCTGTCAGAATATGTGAAAAATGTTCCGCCTCATGCACGCGCGGCCAAAATTCTTTTTGAGACAAAAGGGATTTTACAAAGGCGACCTCACTATGTGATGACGTTAAGAGGAGCGATTCCGGTGGAGCTTCCTCACGAAGATATTGATTACGACTATTATATCGACCGTCAGCTCGCTCCGATTGCCGATAGTATTTTGGGACTTTTTGGAAAAAGTTTTGAAGAAATGCGCGGCCCTCAGCTTTCCCTTTTTTGATCTTTCAGTTAGCATAGAGTTATGAAGCTAGTTCACGATTTAATGAGAAATGCCAAAGATGGTGCAAAGAATTTGTACAAAGGTGCTCTTTTGTTTCATGAGAAGAAGGGGACAACACTTGCTTCATCGTCGACTTTCTATGCACTGATTACGGTGATTCCTTTTTTACTTTTGACTGTTAGAGGTCTTGGGTACTTTTTAGGAAACATCAACCGTGTGCAGAAATACCTCTTCGTTCTCGGCGGACGCTTTTTCCCGGAAGTGGCGCCACAGTTTCTTCTGACTCTGCAAAATATGATTAAGGGACCGCTTTTCGCCGGGACTCAGTTCACTGTTTTAAACTTTTTTGTTTTAGCGGTGTCTACGATTACATTTTTAAATTCAATCTGGATGGGGATTTATTTCATCACGGAAGATAAAAGTATTCTTTCGATCTGGAGGATTTTAAAGGGATTCGTCATTATCGGGATCACTCTTGTCATGGTGATGCTCATTTTCATGCTGCCACCTGTAATTATTTACGTGGTAAAGTTTATCCAGACTAATATCATCACTCAGTTTTTCTATGAAAACTTTGATTTCCTTCGTCCAGTTTTGACGTTTATCAAGAAGATCAACTTAAGAAGATCGTACTGGCTGAACTCAAGCTTCCTGCACATTACGATCATGATTGCGTACTTCACGGTGCTTTATCGCTGGTTGTTCTCGTGGAAAATCCAGTTAAAAGAAGCTTTCATTGCCGCTTTGGCCTTTTCAACTTCGGTGTTTATCGGAAAATCCCTTTTTTGGATTTACATTTATTACGTACGCGGTAGTTTGATGAGAAATTATGGTGACCTTTATACTTCGGTGATCGGGGTTATCTGGTTATTCTATTTAATGTGCTTTTTCTTTTACGGGGCCTGTGTTTGTCATGTGTACCGCCAGAGAAGAGAGCTGGCCGCTCGCAAGTATTAAAGAGGATTTATGATAAGATTCATCATCAGACTTTATACAATTCTTCTTATGCTCGATGCAATCCTGAGCTTTTTCCCTGAGACAAGCAGGTATCAGTGGAGACAAAAACTTAAGAAAATTTGTGATTATACATGTGACCCAGTTAGAAGATATATGCCCCAAGGGCTGCCATTTGATCTCTCTCCCATCGTGGTGGTGTTTCTTCTCTACATTTTTGTCGAAATTTTTTCATTTCTCTGGTGAGAAATCTGCAGATAAAATCTTGTCATTAGATTCATTTTAATTTTACAATTATTACTGAGATTAAAAACTTTCCTTTCATAGGATTTGAATGGACCAAAATGATTTAAGTCTGGATTTACTTTTACAAGAAACGTTGGCACTCTCTGAGTACCTGCGATCAAATACACCTCAGAAAAACGCAAACCCTGTTCAAACTTCTTTTTTACCAGAAGAAGATGACACTGATTATTTGCTAGACCTAGCAGACAGTATGATTAGCGATGAGGTCGAAGTGGAAGCTTCAGCTCCATCATCATCTGAGATTCCTGAGTCTATTACTCAAGTGGAAATTATTGCTCCTGCGGTTTCAATTTATCCAGAAACTCCGGGGATCGTTTATAAGATCGACAACGGGCCAAGCACGTTTTGCGTGCGAGGGTTTTCAGTCGCCAATATCAAAGAAGCTTTCCAGGAGCTGGCCAACAGCGAATCAAGCAAAAGGCCTATTCTTAAACTTTCACGTGAAGATGATTTTTCACAGGTCATGTTTTTTGAGACCAGAAGTTTTGAGCTGGCCGAAGCGGTGAGAGAGCAAATCATCAATCGTCGCTTTCCACACCAGGAAGATGCCGTTTGCAACATCAGCGACCCTGGGTTTAGCTGGTGGATGGATGTGAGTGACGCCAATGAAAACGGGCACAAGCAAGGCCGTTTTGAAATTTTCTTCCGTTCTCATGGAATCAATCGTGCTGAAAAATATATTCAGCTTGGTCCTATCGGAGACGGGAGTGTGGCGGCCTTAAGAATGAATCAGGCGCGCACATTACTTCGCAGTTCATTTCCGATCAGCGAGTTTTCTTGTGACGATAAAAGTTTTACCGTGGCTTCACAAAAGCCTGACCATTTAAGTTTTATTTCTTTCAAGAACATTTTCCTGGAAGGTATCAATAATACCGAACTGGAAAATTTCCCTGACAATTCTATGGGGCGCACTCTGTTTTACTATTTCCACGAACTGGCCATTGTGCGCAAGTTTTGGATTGAAGTCAAAACCAAGCTCGGTTAAAATGAATTAAAACAACAGGATGTTTTGTTTTAGTTCCTTAACTACAGGATGTTTGCCTTGGAATTTTCATTTGATCGTTCAAGAGATGCCTTACGTACTCCTTCTCAAGCTGCACCACAACCGCAGACGCCACCTCAGCCACAAGCAGCTGCTGGTCCAGCGCAGAGTGCAGGAGTAAGACCGGGTCCGGATTTAAATACGGTTGATCCATCGACGATTGCCAATGAACGTTTAAGAAAAGCGATTGAAAGAAACCGCGCCAAGCAGGCTTCACGCCAGGAACCACAAATGGCCGGAGCTCAAGCTGCGCCACAAGCTCAATACCAAGCTCCTCCAGCACAACCACAACCTGTTCAACCAACACAAGAAGAACATCAGCAAGCTTCATTTTTTAATCAACCAGTTGAAGAACAACCAAGACCATATGCTCGTCCTCAAACAGTGCATGCTGAAGCTCAAGTAGCAGAAGCGACTCCAATCTCTTCAGTATCAGAAGAGCCGAGAAGACCTCGCGTGAGAGTAAGAGAGAACGTTTCAACAACGCCTCCACCT contains:
- a CDS encoding YihY/virulence factor BrkB family protein → MKLVHDLMRNAKDGAKNLYKGALLFHEKKGTTLASSSTFYALITVIPFLLLTVRGLGYFLGNINRVQKYLFVLGGRFFPEVAPQFLLTLQNMIKGPLFAGTQFTVLNFFVLAVSTITFLNSIWMGIYFITEDKSILSIWRILKGFVIIGITLVMVMLIFMLPPVIIYVVKFIQTNIITQFFYENFDFLRPVLTFIKKINLRRSYWLNSSFLHITIMIAYFTVLYRWLFSWKIQLKEAFIAALAFSTSVFIGKSLFWIYIYYVRGSLMRNYGDLYTSVIGVIWLFYLMCFFFYGACVCHVYRQRRELAARKY
- a CDS encoding FtsB family cell division protein gives rise to the protein MEFSFDRSRDALRTPSQAAPQPQTPPQPQAAAGPAQSAGVRPGPDLNTVDPSTIANERLRKAIERNRAKQASRQEPQMAGAQAAPQAQYQAPPAQPQPVQPTQEEHQQASFFNQPVEEQPRPYARPQTVHAEAQVAEATPISSVSEEPRRPRVRVRENVSTTPPPPPAGTSVVSRRSVAKPEDTEFVPVKRGTRKVASQISYTTSSATSRKKQKNLDPKYVTWLVKGSWIFCALMILRLIFANGGVTDFYSQKSTVNEKLAELANIKKENMQLVREIERMRSDSGFQKRLVRDNLGFIASDEFLVLFPKER
- a CDS encoding YggT family protein; its protein translation is MIRFIIRLYTILLMLDAILSFFPETSRYQWRQKLKKICDYTCDPVRRYMPQGLPFDLSPIVVVFLLYIFVEIFSFLW
- a CDS encoding DNA polymerase II encodes the protein MQTQIEAFILTGSSFDLENRQILKLYGQSNQGSFLVTIDQFQNYFFVESKNATSYRSLDGFWVEKVLCQNQADLKTKRQKFESDGLRTFEADVKAVDRFLMDKRIYAQVKIEGEAKLVNGLLTFNNPKITPGNYYPDYKILSFDIETGRDGKLLSLAYSFRSKTLNEDRTVVLGEGKNTQDVRFSLNEKGLLLFFQEAITRLDPDVITGWNVIGFDFHFINQKSKQLKVPLYIGRGTRSLDMFQNARGEWQVNLEGRVVIDGPRAMKMNFFSFESFKLNSVAKELLGEAKDIDEDESYDKWDEIERRFREDKMALARYNVKDAVLVLDIFEKIKLMDLLLTRSYISGMLMERIGGSVAAFDHFYLPDLHDAGIVAPNVDDIGWARQAKGGFVLNPKVGIHPNVLVMDFKSLYPTVIRTFLIDPLSRFQRHIDPLKTPVGLTFSRSHHILPGKITELLERRTQAKKEKNTNLSQAVKILMNSFYGVMGSSGCRFYQEDLPDGITGSGQWILKTVIEFLEAKGFAVLYGDTDSLFVQLPTYNQYSDQAKKLVAEVNTFLTQKLKDDFDVESHLEIQYDKFFKTLILTSTRNMEEGAKKRYAGLSEKEVDGKKVEEIVLTGMEYVRSDWSLLARNFQYELVRRVFYGEDIQEYIDETMKKLESHELDDQLVLSKRLSKPLSEYVKNVPPHARAAKILFETKGILQRRPHYVMTLRGAIPVELPHEDIDYDYYIDRQLAPIADSILGLFGKSFEEMRGPQLSLF